A window of Ipomoea triloba cultivar NCNSP0323 chromosome 2, ASM357664v1 contains these coding sequences:
- the LOC116010946 gene encoding uncharacterized protein LOC116010946 codes for MANEQGNINVNPNGNGEGNGNGEGNGVNQPLPARRAMSDYIAPDLDEHNSINIPGVEANNFEIKPAIIQMVTSDQFGGSPMEDPNAHITKFLRICSTFKMNGVPNEAIKLRLFPFSLRDKADSWLISFPANHFASWDQLHREFLKRFYPLSKTQRMRRAIQNFKQIPNESLAESWERFKELQRQCPHHGIQGWDLMMAFYEGLLDNSKILVDASSGGSFTVLEPTQAEELLEKIATNGTTWYSERSSQRLVGGFHDVDRISALSAKVDNMASMVQKIAQITLQNQNMSYTSTTPNFSRQIMMCELCGGEHNMGECLNDDMGSQSTLEHVDLVGYGRQQQSFQPQGVYNPNAPRNHPGFSWSNPMGAANPQNFGNRGPPPGFQGQQNFRGGQQQQSMPNQGFQAPTTQPRQSSENSPPPNWEAMMEMMFKSQMKSDERFRQLTEKLDQLGAHNKMLERQIANQASTSSTQVTGKLPAYPENPREHVNAIITRSGKELEEPSFQIEKPMPRGRSNGEIEEEVEKEEATPPTSIPNQRVHNKDDGVKPERKYVPPLPFPQKFQCQAKESRWKKFLNLVENLNVSIPLLDLLTQVPSYGKFLREILSRKRKLGTQEMIAMTQEYRTLIHDEGKFPTKLRDPGSFTIPCVIGGFTINRSLCDLGAGVNVMPLSLCKRLNLGEPKPVQLTLEFADRSTKSPIGILEDVPVRVDKYFVPCDFVVMDIREDPYIPIILGRPFLATTGAIIDARKGSIIFDFGEEKVAFNVFDEPKSPFVEKCYRVDEVGNKRLEKGEEFDALDERTFDEHKKFKKILHEEVGDVALLEKESKVRKIEEYEFLFEDGGQVLQNKGKDWANNSKLKALIEEYPMAFKSFVERFIEARNWKCLENHPG; via the coding sequence ATGGCAAACGAGCAAGGCAACATCAATGTCAATCCTAATGGAAATGGTGAAGGAAATGGAAACGGTGAGGGAAACGGTGTAAATCAACCCCTACCGGCAAGGAGAGCTATGTCCGACTATATTGCACCCGACTTGGATGAACACAATAGCATCAACATTCCGGGTGTTGAGGCCAACAACTTTGAGATCAAACCGGCAATCATACAAATGGTGACATCCGATCAATTTGGAGGGTCGCCAATGGAAGATCCAAATGCTCATATAACCAAGTTTCTCCGGATTTGCAGCACCTTTAAGATGAATGGAGTTCCGAATGAAGCAATCAAACTCcgactttttcctttttcactaAGGGATAAAGCTGACAGTTGGCTCATTTCTTTTCCCGCAAATCATTTTGCTAGTTGGGATCAACTTCATAGGGAGTTCTTGAAGAGATTCTATCCACTTTCAAAGACTCAAAGGATGAGGAGAGCCATTCAAAACTTCAAGCAAATTCCAAATGAATCTCTAGCCGAATCTTGGGAGAGGTTTAAGGAACTACAAAGGCAATGCCCTCATCATGGTATTCAAGGATGGGATCTAATGATGGCTTTCTATGAAGGTTTGCTTGATAATTCAAAGATCTTGGTGGATGCTTCATCGGGAGGGTCATTCACGGTTTTGGAACCTACTCAAGCCGAGGAACTACTTGAAAAGATTGCAACAAATGGAACAACTTGGTATTCGGAGAGATCTTCACAAAGGCTTGTGGGAGGATTTCATGATGTTGATCGAATATCCGCCTTGTCGGCTAAGGTGGATAATATGGCATCCATGGTTCAAAAGATAGCTCAAATCACTCtccaaaatcaaaatatgaGCTATACTTCTACTACTCCCAATTTTTCAAGGCAAATCATGATGTGTGAATTATGTGGAGGAGAACACAATATGGGAGAATGCTTAAATGATGATATGGGTTCTCAATCTACTTTGGAGCATGTTGATTTGGTAGGATACGGTAGGCAACAACAATCATTTCAACCTCAAGGGGTCTACAATCCAAACGCACCAAGGAATCATCCCGGTTTTTCTTGGAGTAATCCGATGGGGGCTGCAAATCCCCAAAACTTTGGTAATAGAGGACCGCCACCGGGATTCCAAGGGCAGCAAAATTTTAGAGGTGgccaacaacaacaatccaTGCCAAATCAAGGATTCCAAGCCCCGACTACTCAACCAAGGCAATCTTCAGAAAATTCACCTCCACCAAATTGGGAAGCCATGATGGAAATGATGTTTAAATCTCAAATGAAGAGTGACGAGAGGTTTAGGCAATTGACAGAGAAGTTGGATCAATTGGGTGCTCATAACAAAATGTTGGAAAGACAAATTGCAAACCAAGCTTCTACTTCTAGTACTCAAGTCACAGGTAAGTTGCCCGCTTACCCTGAAAATCCAAGGGAACATGTCAATGCCATTATAACAAGAAGTGGAAAGGAACTTGAGGAACCATCTTTCCAAATTGAAAAGCCAATGCCAAGAGGAAGGAGTAATggagaaattgaagaagaagttgaaaaagagGAAGCTACCCCTCCCACTTCTATCCCAAATCAACGAGTTCATAACAAAGATGATGGAGTGAAGCCGGAGAGGAAATATGTACCACCTTTGCCATTTCCtcaaaaatttcaatgtcaAGCCAAAGAGAGTAGATGGAAGAAATTCTTgaatttggttgaaaatttgaatgtgtCTATCCCTTTGCTTGATTTACTCACTCAAGTGCCTTCTTACGGCAAGTTTTTAAGGGAGATTCTCTCGAGAAAAAGAAAACTTGGTACTCAAGAGATGATTGCTATGACACAAGAGTACCGGACCCTAATACATGATGAAGGAAAGTTTCCTACCAAGCTAAGGGATCCCGGGAGTTTCACTATCCCATGTGTCATTGGAGGGTTCACCATAAATAGATCACTTTGTGATCTAGGAGCAGGTGTTAATGTAATGCCTCTATCTCTTTGCAAAAGGTTAAATTTGGGAGAGCCAAAGCCGGTTCAACTCACACTTGAATTTGCCGATCGGTCAACCAAAAGCCCTATTGGAATACTTGAGGATGTCCCGGTTCGAGTGGATAAATATTTTGTGCCTTGTGATTTTGTTGTTATGGATATTAGAGAAGATCCGTATATTCCAATCATATTAGGGCGGCCTTTCTTGGCTACAACTGGAGCTATAATTGATGCAAGGAAGGGATCAATAATTTTTGACTTTGGAGAAGAGAAAGTAGCATTTAATGTTTTTGATGAGCCTAAATCTCCTTTTGTTGAAAAATGTTATCGGGTTGATGAGGTTGGTAACAAGAGATTGGAGAAGGGTGAAGAGTTTGATGCTCTTGATGAGAGAACTTTTGATGAgcataaaaagtttaaaaaaattttacatgAGGAAGTTGGTGATGTTGCACTTTTGGAGAAAGAATCTAAGGtgagaaaaattgaagaatatgAATTTTTGTTTGAAGATGGAGGCCAAGTTCTACAAAATAAGGGTAAAGATTGGGCAAACAATTCTAAATTGAAGGCATTGATAGAAGAATACCCTATGGCTTTCAAGAGTTTTGTTGAGCGCTTCATCGAGGCTAGGAATTGGAAATGCCTCGAAAATCATCCAGGATGA
- the LOC116010947 gene encoding uncharacterized protein LOC116010947, whose product MAEQQLMKHAGNELLHNLRASNEELLEKLQRLGVVLSNQGQSESFHEALQPSIKALFADELVQHADLEVKISTAYCMSEILRITAPDEPCDDKSMEEFFRLAIMAFGKLANSEDCCYSMAASILRTFAEYKLCVIMLDLELDTLIVEMFQLFLDSICPNNAPYMEEIMTMIIEESEEISVDLLNILLTTAKKNPLNLSYILGERIFNNCNAKLQLTWQEAIERENLENKELAPRDDVGSSQNALPRLPYPKELLPSRGCLPSSDSPNMSAHDASFNTQTRRRVRKPNSLMKPEEGYDLTWINAERRSDKTPCQVKPSKKRTARPPKHSVSMGDFSSVSQSLNSIQDLSTRESCAGEENKLSGETSKKSKRKCSPSEKAARPLAEDLVGCRIKAWEPKDKMFYEGSITSYNKSENKHRINCDDGSVKDMNLSVERWEPIRDDADEQKTLAAVDEKLYPLINRYQYPRRKTGFRVYRSALTEESKYLVSKAGGEVAASRDKPGR is encoded by the exons ATGGCTGAGCAACAGTTGATGAAGCATGCTGGGAATGAGCTTCTCCACAACCTCCGGGCTTCAAATGAGGAGCTTTTGGAAAAACTTCAA aGATTAGGGGTTGTTCTATCTAATCAAGGGCAATCGGAATCATTTCATGAAGCACTTCAACCATCAATCAAGGCACTATTTGCTGATGAACTTGTACAACATGCTGATTTGGAAGTGAAAATCTCAACAGCATACTGCATGAGTGAGATTTTGAGAATAACAGCTCCAGATGAACCCTGTGATGATAAATCAATGGAG GAATTTTTTCGGCTTGCAATAATGGCCTTCGGGAAGTTGGCAAACAGTGAGGATTGCTGTTACTCAATGGCTGCATCAATTCTTCGGACTTTTGCTGAATACAAGCTGTGTGTGATAATGTTGGATCTTGAGTTGGACACATTGATTGTAGAGATGTTTCAGCTATTTCTGGATTCCATTTG CCCCAACAATGCACCATACATGGAGGAAATCATGACAATGATAATTGAGGAAAGTGAAGAAATCTCTGTGGATCTTCTAAATATCCTCCTAACTACTGCAAAGAag AATCCTCTGAATCTTTCTTACATTTTGGGAGAGAGAATTTTTAATAATTGCAATGCTAAACTGCAATTAACATGGCAGGAGGCAATTGAAAGAGAAAATTTG GAAAACAAGGAGCTTGCACCTAGAGATGATGTTGGCTCATCTCAGAATGCACTACCAAGGTTGCCTTACCCGAAAGAGCTTTTGCCCAGCAGGGGTTGTCTTCCATCATCAGATTCGCCCAACATGTCTGCCCACGATGCATCTTTTAATACTCAAACTAGGAGAAGAGTGCGGAAGCCAAATTCGTTGATGAAGCCAGAGGAAGGGTATGATCTCACTTGGATCAATGCTGAACGAAGATCTGATAAAACTCCCTGCCAAGTCAAACCAAGCAAGAAAAGAACTGCTCGTCCTCCAAAACATTCGGTTTCTATGGGAGATTTCTCATCAGTGTCTCAAAGTCTCAACTCTATTCAAGACTTGAGCACTAGAGAAAGCTGTGCAGGAGAAGAAAACAAACTGAGTGGTGAAACCTCCAAAAAGAGTAAGAGGAAGTGTTCTCCTTCAGAAAAG GCAGCGAGACCGCTAGCTGAAGACCTGGTTGGTTGCAGAATAAAAGCTTGGGAGCCGAAAGACAAGAT GTTCTATGAAGGTAGTATCACTTCTTATAACAAATCTGAAAATAAGCACAGG ATCAATTGTGATGATGGAAGTGTAAAAGACATGAATCTTTCAGTAGAACGCTGGGAACCCATCAGAGATGATGCTGAT GAACAAAAGACTTTGGCAGCTGTTGATGA AAAGTTATATCCCTTAATAAATAGGTATCAATATCCAAGAAGAAAGACCGGTTTTAGAGTGTACAGATCTGCACTTACTGAAGAGAGTAAGTATTTA GTGAGCAAAGCAGGGGGAGAAGTTGCAGCTAGCAGAGACAAGCCAGGAAGATGA